One region of Serinus canaria isolate serCan28SL12 chromosome 25, serCan2020, whole genome shotgun sequence genomic DNA includes:
- the LOC108963752 gene encoding olfactory receptor 14A16-like: MSNSSSISHFLLLALADTRQLQLLHFCLLLAISLAALLGNGPIISAVACGHHLHTPMFFFLLNLALTDLGSICTTVPKAMHNSLWDTRNITYTGCAAQLFFFLFFITTEFYLLTIMCYDRYVSICKPLHHGTLLGSRACAHMAAAAWARGFLTALMHTANTFSLPLCHGNVLGQFFCEIPQILKLSCSKSYLRELGLLAVSVCFNFGCFVFIVFSYVQTFRAVLRIPSEQGQHKAFSTCLPHLAVLSLFLSTGTFAYVKPPSISSPSLDLVLSIPYSVVPPALNPLIYSLRNQELKAAVRRLMTGWFHEAVKCLNGVSMIP; encoded by the coding sequence atgtccaacagcagctccatcagccacttcctcctgctggcattggcagacacgcggcagctgcagctcctgcacttctgcctcttgctggccatctccctggctgccctcctgggcaacggccccatcatcagcgccgtagcctgcggccaccacctgcacacgcccatgttcttcttcctgctcaacctggccctcactgacctgggctccatctgcaccactgtccccaaagccatgcacaattccctctgggacaccaggaacATCACCtacacaggatgtgctgcacagctcttttttttcctgttcttcatCACAACAGAATTTTATCTCCTGACCATCATGTGCTACGACCGCtacgtgtccatctgcaaacccctgcaccacgggaccctcctgggcagcagagcttgtgcccacatggcagcagctgcctgggccaggggCTTTCTCACTGCTCTGATGCACACggccaatacattttccttgcccctgtgccatggcaatgtcctgggccagttcttctgtgaaatccccCAGATCctcaagctctcctgctccaaatcCTACCTCAGGGAACTTGGGCTTCTTGCTGTTAGTGtgtgttttaattttggttgttttgtgttcattgttttctcctatgtgcagaccttcagggctgtgctgaggatcccctctgagcagggacagcacaaagccttttccacctgcctccctcacctggctgtgctctccctgttcctcagcACTGGCACATTTGCCTATGTGAAGcccccctccatctcctccccatccctggatctggtCCTGTCAATTCCATACTcggtggtgcctccagccctgaatcccctcatctacagcctgaggaaccaggagctcaaaGCTGCTGTGAGGAGACTGATGACTGG